One Sulfolobales archaeon genomic window, CTACCTTGATCACTTCTATGGCTTCATCCTCCTGATGAGAAGATCCCTCATAGATTAGCTTTCTAGCAAGAAATACATATAGGATCTCATTTGAAACCCCGGGGGAGCTATACATTTTAAACAACTCTATAAGCTCTCCAGCTCTATAGCCAGTCTCTTCTAGAAGCTCTCTCTCAGCAGTACTTCTAGGATCCTCTCCAGGCTCTATAGTTCCT contains:
- a CDS encoding NUDIX hydrolase, which translates into the protein GTIEPGEDPRSTAERELLEETGYRAGELIELFKMYSSPGVSNEILYVFLARKLIYEGSSHQEDEAIEVIKVGLREAINMISRGDIIDGKTIASLLYYISFIAKNGI